The following nucleotide sequence is from Xiphophorus maculatus strain JP 163 A chromosome 22, X_maculatus-5.0-male, whole genome shotgun sequence.
ATTGGCCAATTACTTACACAGGAAGTGAATGTTGGAGATAAGGCTCCACCAATGACCTCAAGTGAAACATGTACCAAAAGAACTTATGTACCTAACAGAAAAgtacaaacatgtaaaaaagctttaaacttAAAACAGTATTTTGTGATTGTTCCTTTGAAAAGAAAGGTTGAATTTCACACTGGAAGATAATTCATGATGCATCATGTCCTATGGTCAATTTCCAGTTTAAATACTCATCTCCTGAGTAAAAAAACTGCCTAAtgcaaacataacattttaaagttgataAAATATACAAACTCCTATGAGATTTCTGAGTTTTGGAGTTGTTTTAGGCTGGCAGAAGTCCATTTGGGTCTTATTCCCTCTTGCATACAGGTGATATCCAGATTCCTTTATGAATCCTGGTTACTCGAAGCCATTCACTGCATAGAACTGAtgtattttcattcatttagatCAGAGTTGTTAGTCAACACCACATTCACCCCTAAAAAATAGGTATCTTATTTCATCTTCTGCTCCTTCTTGGACTCGAGGATTTCTTTATGTGCGGTACCATTTGCACCGCGCATAAATCTGCCTTGTATACTTGACAGCAACCTCACATGACGACTCAGAATAATGACAGCCTTAGACTCAATTGTGAAAAGAGATTCAGTAggaaatgtgaaatattaaCCTGGGTGACTCAGGAACCAAACAGCATTAATCTTCCACTTGTTATATTCCACATCCAGAGCCGACTAATCTAGAATTATACTAAAAGagaaatttgcaataaaatctCTTCAAAGTTCTCAGCAAATTGCATCTTTTTAccttacattttattgttttgttttttttttgcagaatgcTGTGGAGAATCACCATCCCCATCCTCTTTGCTGGGTTCTTCTGCGTCATTGCAGAGGCCAAAAAGCTCCGGCCTCAAGGCTCAATACCATCCCCACACAAGGCCAAAGGAAACCTGTCTGCAGATCACCCCCACAGACTTTTGCAGCAGAAACCAGAAGTCCTGTCCTCCAGCCGAGAGGCCCTAGTTGTGACTGAGCGGCGTTACCTCCGAAGAGACTGGTGCAAGACACAACCCCTTCGCCAGACAATCAGTGAAGAGGGTTGCCGCAGCCGCACTGTGGTCAACCGCTTCTGCTACGGCCAGTGCAACTCCTTCTACATCCCACGGCATCTGGGTCCCAGCTCGAGTCATGGACACAGTCGAGGTCAAGCTTCAGGGTCGGGAAG
It contains:
- the grem2 gene encoding gremlin-2, yielding MLWRITIPILFAGFFCVIAEAKKLRPQGSIPSPHKAKGNLSADHPHRLLQQKPEVLSSSREALVVTERRYLRRDWCKTQPLRQTISEEGCRSRTVVNRFCYGQCNSFYIPRHLGPSSSHGHSRGQASGSGRKGHNKAQEPFQSCSFCRPHRITQLTVQLDCPDLQPPFRHRKVQRVKQCRCMSVDVTGHGKL